Proteins encoded within one genomic window of Salvelinus sp. IW2-2015 unplaced genomic scaffold, ASM291031v2 Un_scaffold2290, whole genome shotgun sequence:
- the LOC112073550 gene encoding LOW QUALITY PROTEIN: L-rhamnose-binding lectin CSL1-like (The sequence of the model RefSeq protein was modified relative to this genomic sequence to represent the inferred CDS: substituted 1 base at 1 genomic stop codon), whose protein sequence is MAAGEHLSCSLFALSHRRQGVFLQKALYGRTDSRTCSQGRPQSQLTNTKCSQEGTLALLKSRCDGKQMCEVNMRVNQISDPCYGPTIPGLTYICLPAKTSITCEGSTSSLDVVSTRLHPQTPHLNIPLSPPLCEDGSTCSAGRHELSNQNCLQPKTLDVVKQWCEGKSQCTVGLDPVFGDPCYGTYKXRLEISYTCLGVSPTV, encoded by the exons ATGGCTGCTGGAGAGCA TCTCTCATGctccctcttcgctctctctcataGGAGACAGGGTGTCTTTCTCCAGAAAGCACTGTATGGACGCACAGACAGCCGGACCTGCAGTCAGGGACGACCTCAGAGTCAGCTGACTAACACAAAGTGTTCCCAGGAAGGAACTCTGGCACTCT TAAAATCCAG GTGTGACGGGAAGCAGATGTGTGAGGTGAACATGAGAGTGAATCAAATCTCAGACCCTTGTTATGGACCTACAATACCTGGACTCACCTACATCTGCCTGCCTGCTA AGACCAGTATCACCTGCGAAGGCTCAACCAGCTCCCTGGACGTGGTGAGCACACGATTACACCCACAAACACCTCACCTAAACATCCCCCTCAGCCCTCCCCTGTGTGA AGACGGCTCTACCTGTTCTGCTGGACGCCACGAGCTCAGCAACCAGAACTGTCTGCAACCCAAAACCCTGGACGTTGTCAAACAATG GTGTGAGGGAAAGAGTCAATGCACTGTGGGGCTTGATCCGGTCTTCGGGGACCCCTGCTACGGAACCTACAAATAGAGATTGGAGATTTCCTACACCTGTCTGGGAGTAT CCCCTACAGTGTAA